The Fusobacterium necrophorum subsp. necrophorum genome includes the window TATCTTTTTCTAAATAAGGGGTTAAATCTAAAGCATTTTCTGAACGAATAAATTTTTTTGCAAATTCCCCACTCCAAGAAAAAAATACATCCGGTTGTTCATCAGTTCCCATTAAAATTCTTAATTTATCTTTTATTGGTTCTTCACCTACCCCTTCCATTACAATTTTAATGTTAGGATTTTCTTTTTCAAATTCTGCAACGACTTCTTTAAAGTAAGCACTGTTTTCTTCTTGAGGCCATTTGTGTAAAAATTTTAGTTCTATTTGTGCTGTAGATACATTTTTTTCTTCATTTTGTTTATCATTTCCACAACCTATGAATATCATATTGAAAAGTGCTATTACTACAAATAATATCATTTTTAAAAATTTTTTCTTCATTTTTCCTCCTCCTGAATTAAATACTTACCCCATATCCAAAAGCACCATACCAAGTACAATTATTCGCAGCTTCTTTTGCTGCTTCTTTCAGAAAAACTTCTACTTCTTCTTGAGTTATAATACCAGCCAAAACTCTTGCAATAAATGTATCACCTGCACCTAATGTATCAATAACGGATTCAACAGGAAAAATATTTTGTCTGTATATTTTTCCATTTACTTTACAAAACGCCCCCTCCTTTCCTTTGGTTACTATTGATAATAAAACTCCATTTTTTTCAGATTTATCAAGTAATTTATAAATATTTTCTTCCGACATTTGACTTCCTGAAAAAAAAGCGTATTCAATATATGGTAATACTTTTTCAATATAATTATTGTCAAATTCATCAGAAAAATCAAAGCTTATTTTACTTCCATTTTCTTTTATTTTTTTTAATTCATTCTCTAAATTAGAATAAATACTTGTATGAATAATATCAAAATTTTTTATATAGTCAAAATCATCTTTATTTAATTTTAAAGTAGCTGAAAGAGCTAAATCACTTCCCATAAATACTCTGTCATTATCAATTAAAGTTATTTTAGAATATGAATTATTTCCATTTTCTACTCTTATATGAGAAATTTCAATTCCTTCTTTTTTTAAAACTTCTAATAGATGTCTTCCACCTTTATCATTTCCTAGAACCCCCAGATATGAACTATTTATTCCAAATTTATGGGATAAAACTGCAACATTTAATGCATTTCCTCCTGGATACATTTTTTTTTGATAAAGATAATGGTCTAATACATTATCTCCCAATCCAAGTAGCCTTTTTATACTTTTCATTTTAATATTTCACCAATCCACCATAATATCTTCTGTCATCTGGATTATGGTTTTTATATATAGATAAATAGTAATAGAAGAATTCTAAAGGAACGAATAATATCATAGGTGTTAACATAGGGTGAAGATTTTTTTCGTAATCATTGATGTCAAAAACCATATAATCTTTATTTAGTTTTTTTACAAAATCTATGGTTCTTTGCGTTATTTTTCTAGAATCATCATTTCCTAAAAAGAATACATACGGAACCCCATTTTCTACCACTTCTAAAGGACCATGTCTAAATTCA containing:
- a CDS encoding PfkB family carbohydrate kinase gives rise to the protein MKSIKRLLGLGDNVLDHYLYQKKMYPGGNALNVAVLSHKFGINSSYLGVLGNDKGGRHLLEVLKKEGIEISHIRVENGNNSYSKITLIDNDRVFMGSDLALSATLKLNKDDFDYIKNFDIIHTSIYSNLENELKKIKENGSKISFDFSDEFDNNYIEKVLPYIEYAFFSGSQMSEENIYKLLDKSEKNGVLLSIVTKGKEGAFCKVNGKIYRQNIFPVESVIDTLGAGDTFIARVLAGIITQEEVEVFLKEAAKEAANNCTWYGAFGYGVSI